In the genome of Pseudomonas bubulae, one region contains:
- the mapR gene encoding GntR family transcriptional regulator MpaR (MapR regulates genes involved in Pseudomonas quinolone signal (PQS) production and anthranilate metabolism): MKRYEKFADDIAELIRSGVLGPGQRVPSVRYASQTYGVSPSTVFQAYYLLERRGLIRAKPRSGYFVNTHAPSPFCEPVFSSHVTESTQVDVSALVFSVLDSIKDPHTVPFGSAFPSPMLFPLQRLARSMATASREMDPRMVVTDMSPGNPQLRRQIALRYMVGGLMLPMEELLITNGALEALNLCLQAVTEPGDLVAIEAPAFYACLQVLERLKLKAVEIPVHPRDGIDLGVLAQTLERHPIKAVWCMTSFQNPIGATMPEAKKQALVKLLSDHQVPLIEDDVYAELYYGQHPPKPAKAFDTEGLVMHCGSFAKSLAPGYRIGWVAAGRYAQKIERLKLMTSLCASMPAQAAIADYLQHGGYDRHLRKLRYALEEQQSAMLAAIGRYFPAQTRVSQPSGGYFLWLELPEQMDSLKLFQMALAQGISIAPGPIFSATQRFRNCIRLNYGSPWDAACEKAMETLGKIVKSFT, translated from the coding sequence ATGAAACGCTACGAAAAATTTGCCGACGATATTGCCGAACTGATTCGCTCCGGGGTGCTCGGCCCCGGCCAGCGCGTGCCTTCGGTGCGCTATGCCAGCCAGACCTACGGCGTCAGCCCCTCGACGGTTTTTCAAGCCTATTATTTGCTGGAGCGTCGCGGTTTGATCCGGGCCAAGCCGCGCTCAGGCTATTTCGTCAACACCCATGCACCCAGTCCGTTTTGCGAGCCAGTGTTCAGCAGCCACGTCACCGAGTCCACCCAGGTGGATGTCAGCGCCCTGGTGTTTTCGGTGCTGGACTCGATCAAGGATCCGCACACCGTACCCTTTGGCTCGGCCTTCCCCAGCCCGATGCTGTTCCCTTTGCAACGCCTTGCCCGCTCGATGGCCACCGCCAGCCGCGAAATGGACCCGCGCATGGTGGTGACCGACATGTCCCCCGGCAACCCGCAATTACGCCGGCAAATCGCCCTGCGCTATATGGTCGGCGGGCTGATGCTGCCGATGGAGGAACTGCTGATCACCAATGGTGCGCTGGAGGCCCTCAATCTATGCCTGCAGGCCGTCACCGAACCCGGTGATCTGGTGGCCATCGAAGCCCCGGCGTTCTACGCCTGCCTGCAAGTGCTGGAACGGCTCAAGCTCAAGGCCGTGGAAATCCCGGTGCACCCGCGAGATGGCATCGACCTCGGCGTGCTGGCACAAACCCTTGAGCGCCACCCGATCAAGGCCGTGTGGTGCATGACCAGCTTTCAGAACCCGATTGGCGCGACCATGCCAGAGGCCAAGAAACAGGCACTGGTGAAGTTGCTGAGTGACCATCAGGTGCCGTTGATCGAAGACGATGTGTATGCCGAGCTGTATTACGGTCAGCACCCGCCCAAGCCGGCCAAGGCGTTTGATACCGAAGGGCTGGTGATGCATTGCGGCTCGTTTGCCAAAAGCCTGGCCCCGGGCTATCGCATTGGCTGGGTGGCTGCGGGGCGTTACGCGCAGAAAATCGAGCGGCTTAAACTGATGACCTCGCTGTGCGCCTCCATGCCAGCCCAGGCGGCGATTGCCGACTATTTGCAACATGGCGGCTATGACCGCCACCTGCGTAAATTACGCTATGCCCTGGAAGAGCAGCAAAGCGCGATGCTGGCAGCGATAGGGCGTTATTTCCCGGCACAAACCCGGGTCAGCCAGCCATCGGGAGGGTACTTTCTGTGGCTGGAGCTGCCCGAGCAAATGGACTCGCTCAAGCTGTTTCAGATGGCGTTGGCCCAAGGTATCAGCATTGCGCCGGGGCCGATCTTCTCGGCTACCCAACGTTTTAGAAACTGCATCCGCCTGAACTACGGCAGCCCATGGGATGCTGCCTGC
- the ccoG gene encoding cytochrome c oxidase accessory protein CcoG: MSEQIPVQILESFEAPRPRAAKTNNKSSDNLIHTRSFTGLFRTLRIVGAGLLFLLFFGTVWLNWDGRQAVLWDLSESKFHIFGATFWPQDFILLSALLIIAAFGLFAITVFAGRVWCGYTCPQSTWTWLFMWCEKITEGDRNQRIKLQAAPWRLNKILRRTAKHSLWLAISVMTALTFVGYFTPVRPLATELLTLEIAGISLFWMLFFTGATYISAGWLREAVCMHMCPYARFQSVMFDKDTLAISYDVARGENRGPRKRGVEPKQAGLGDCIDCYMCVQVCPTGIDIRDGLQMECIGCAACIDACDSVMEKMGYAPGLVRYTSEHELQGGKTHLLRPRLIGYAVVLLVMIGALVMALNMRTMVSLDVIKDRGLFRENSLGQIENIYSLKIINKTQEPQHYRVSLQDGEAFQLQGKTELTLAPGEIVDVPVSVALLAERPKSSSQTIEFVVTDTDEPSVRSVAKSRFVAPLNR; the protein is encoded by the coding sequence ATGAGCGAACAAATTCCCGTCCAGATACTTGAATCATTTGAGGCTCCCCGACCAAGAGCCGCAAAAACCAATAACAAGTCCAGCGACAACCTGATTCATACCCGCAGTTTCACCGGCCTGTTTCGCACACTGCGAATCGTGGGAGCAGGCCTGTTGTTTTTACTGTTCTTTGGCACCGTATGGCTCAACTGGGACGGCCGTCAGGCAGTGCTGTGGGACTTGTCTGAAAGTAAGTTTCATATATTCGGCGCGACCTTCTGGCCGCAGGATTTCATCCTGCTTTCGGCACTGCTGATCATTGCCGCCTTTGGCCTGTTTGCAATCACGGTATTTGCCGGGCGCGTATGGTGTGGCTACACCTGCCCGCAGAGCACCTGGACCTGGCTGTTTATGTGGTGCGAAAAGATCACCGAAGGTGACAGAAACCAGCGCATAAAGCTGCAAGCAGCGCCCTGGCGCCTGAACAAGATCCTGCGCCGAACGGCCAAGCACTCGTTGTGGCTGGCCATCAGCGTGATGACGGCACTGACCTTTGTCGGTTATTTCACCCCGGTACGGCCACTGGCCACAGAGCTGCTGACCCTGGAGATCGCCGGTATCAGCCTGTTCTGGATGCTGTTTTTCACCGGCGCCACCTATATCAGCGCCGGCTGGCTGCGCGAGGCAGTGTGCATGCACATGTGCCCGTATGCACGGTTCCAGAGCGTGATGTTCGACAAGGACACCCTGGCCATTTCCTATGATGTTGCCCGCGGCGAAAACCGCGGCCCGCGCAAACGCGGGGTCGAACCCAAGCAGGCCGGGTTGGGTGATTGCATCGATTGCTATATGTGTGTGCAGGTATGCCCCACCGGGATAGATATTCGCGATGGCTTGCAGATGGAGTGCATCGGCTGCGCGGCCTGTATCGATGCCTGCGACTCGGTGATGGAGAAAATGGGTTACGCTCCGGGCCTGGTGCGTTATACCTCCGAGCACGAATTGCAAGGCGGCAAGACCCATCTGCTGCGTCCGCGCCTGATCGGCTATGCCGTGGTGCTGCTGGTGATGATCGGCGCGCTGGTGATGGCGCTGAATATGCGCACCATGGTGTCCCTGGATGTGATCAAGGATCGCGGTCTGTTCCGTGAGAACAGCCTGGGCCAGATCGAGAATATCTACAGCCTGAAAATCATCAACAAGACCCAGGAGCCTCAGCACTACCGGGTTTCGTTGCAGGACGGCGAGGCGTTCCAGTTGCAGGGTAAAACCGAACTGACCCTGGCCCCCGGCGAGATTGTCGACGTACCGGTGTCTGTGGCCCTGCTGGCCGAGCGCCCGAAAAGCAGCTCGCAGACCATCGAGTTTGTGGTCACTGACACTGATGAACCGAGCGTGCGCAGTGTGGCCAAAAGCCGTTTTGTTGCCCCGCTGAACCGTTAA
- a CDS encoding ATP-binding cassette domain-containing protein, which produces MSILQADCIDFRYPEKPLFSQASLQVCSGSMTGLLGPNGAGKTTFFDILCGLKKPDNGQITNPFTQQLYLSQTLMTPPALRMYDIFKMTALLCSPAPINKCHIQEKLARWSPRILDRYNEIWSKKSSLCSYGEKRWFFTVSLLSIAADFYILDEPTAGVDPEFRFHIWQCLRGAAQDGAAILVSSHNVDEISENCQGFYMISQQKFLHFEDGEAFKYHYQASTLDQAFIKAACGADMHKSSQPIRP; this is translated from the coding sequence ATGAGTATTTTACAGGCAGACTGCATTGATTTCCGCTACCCAGAAAAACCGCTTTTCAGCCAAGCTAGCCTGCAGGTTTGCTCAGGCTCAATGACTGGTTTACTAGGACCTAATGGTGCAGGCAAGACCACGTTCTTTGATATTTTATGCGGTTTAAAAAAACCAGATAATGGCCAGATCACAAACCCTTTTACTCAACAACTTTATTTATCTCAGACGCTAATGACACCTCCCGCGTTGCGCATGTATGACATTTTCAAAATGACGGCCTTACTCTGCTCGCCCGCCCCCATTAACAAATGCCATATACAAGAGAAGCTGGCCCGCTGGAGCCCTCGAATCCTTGACCGCTACAACGAGATCTGGAGCAAAAAATCCTCTCTGTGCAGTTACGGTGAAAAACGCTGGTTCTTCACCGTTTCACTGCTGTCGATCGCAGCTGATTTCTACATTTTGGATGAACCCACTGCAGGGGTAGATCCGGAATTTCGCTTTCATATCTGGCAATGCCTGCGCGGTGCGGCACAGGACGGGGCGGCAATCCTTGTGTCCTCGCACAATGTCGATGAAATCAGCGAAAACTGCCAAGGCTTTTACATGATCAGCCAACAGAAATTCCTACACTTTGAAGACGGTGAAGCGTTCAAATATCACTATCAGGCCAGCACCCTCGATCAAGCCTTTATCAAGGCCGCATGTGGGGCTGACATGCACAAGTCATCACAACCCATCAGACCGTGA
- a CDS encoding ABC transporter permease: protein MHKNTGSRAFQLAMIFIKEQLKEPTALFWILLSPGAVFYLLIYSKGDDNFNQDYSAVTAWFYAYISSSVAFFGFSFYIIGRRESGFIRSFIYTPHARAVFLIAQLIAYSTIACLYCLFFYMMTRLPFGGYSTYEASILMIRFYSCFILFCSPGLLITALPLNFQTANAVFSILSFIMLALGVAQAALPEPTYFPIELFNPLSLGKSIMQQGIQPLWKIIISIFVTFIIALLLACKYLRINPVWSRY, encoded by the coding sequence ATGCACAAGAATACAGGATCTCGAGCCTTTCAACTGGCCATGATTTTTATCAAGGAACAGCTCAAGGAACCGACTGCACTGTTCTGGATATTACTGTCGCCCGGTGCTGTTTTCTATCTGCTGATCTACTCGAAAGGAGACGATAATTTCAATCAAGATTACAGCGCTGTCACCGCATGGTTTTATGCCTATATATCTTCAAGCGTAGCGTTCTTTGGATTTTCTTTTTATATCATTGGCCGTCGAGAAAGTGGTTTCATCCGTTCATTCATTTATACGCCACACGCCAGAGCAGTGTTCCTGATAGCGCAACTCATCGCTTACTCCACAATCGCCTGCTTGTACTGCTTGTTTTTTTACATGATGACACGGCTCCCTTTTGGGGGTTACTCCACTTATGAAGCCTCAATACTCATGATCCGATTTTATAGTTGCTTTATTTTATTCTGCTCACCCGGCCTGCTCATTACCGCACTACCACTCAACTTCCAAACGGCCAACGCTGTTTTTTCAATCTTATCTTTTATCATGCTTGCCCTCGGGGTAGCACAAGCTGCCCTTCCTGAACCCACCTATTTCCCAATTGAATTATTCAACCCTCTAAGCCTTGGCAAAAGCATTATGCAACAGGGTATACAACCGCTATGGAAAATCATTATCAGCATTTTTGTGACCTTCATCATCGCCTTGTTATTGGCCTGCAAGTACTTGCGTATCAATCCAGTATGGAGCCGCTACTAA
- the glgB gene encoding 1,4-alpha-glucan branching protein GlgB → MDTGKGKDSLLPAPTDIDALTKAEHPDPFAVLGPHADAAGGQFVRAFLPGAVSVNVLARDTGEVLGRLDDAQVTGLFVGHFTQARPYLLQVDWGNAVQTSEDPYSFGPLLGEMDLYLFAEGNHRDLSSCFGAQLLEVDGVPGVRFAVWAPNARRVSVVGDFNGWDGRRHPMRLRHANGVWELFVPRLQAGEAYKYEILGAHGILPLKADPVALATQLPPDTASKVASPLAIEWQDGDWMQAREQRQRRDAPLSIYELHAGSWQCETDDVGDIERQYSWPELAERLIPYVQQLGFTHIELMPIMEHPFGGSWGYQPLSQFAPTARYGSPDDFAAFVNACHMAGIGVILDWVPAHFPNDTHGLAQFDGTALYEYANPLEGFHQDWNTLIYNLGRTEVHGFMLASALHWLKHFHVDGLRVDAVASMLYRDYSRKAGEWVPNRHGGRENLEAIEFLRHLNDVVAYEVPGALVIAEESTAWPGVSESTDQGGLGFSYKWNMGWMHDSLHYIQQDPVYRAHHHNELSFGLVYAWTERFILPISHDEVVHGKHSLIDKMPGDRWQKFANLRAYLSFMWAHPGKKLLFMGCEFGQWREWNHDQQLDWYLLQYPEHRGVQKLVGDLNRLYREQPALYEQDDVSQGFQWLIGDDAANSVYAWLRWSKDGSPLLVVTNFTPVPREGYRIGVPFAGTWQEVINSDSAIYAGSDYGNGGGVVTQEVASHGQGVSLALNLPPLGVLILRPVTG, encoded by the coding sequence ATGGATACTGGTAAAGGTAAAGACTCGCTGTTACCCGCCCCTACGGACATCGACGCACTGACCAAAGCCGAACACCCCGATCCGTTTGCGGTGCTGGGGCCTCACGCCGATGCTGCAGGCGGGCAGTTTGTCCGGGCTTTTTTGCCCGGCGCGGTCAGTGTCAATGTACTCGCCAGGGATACCGGTGAAGTACTCGGGCGCCTTGATGACGCACAAGTCACCGGCCTTTTTGTCGGGCATTTCACACAGGCGCGGCCGTACTTGCTCCAGGTTGATTGGGGCAATGCCGTGCAAACCAGCGAAGATCCTTACAGTTTTGGTCCGTTGTTGGGTGAGATGGACTTGTACCTGTTTGCCGAAGGCAACCACCGTGATTTAAGCAGCTGCTTCGGGGCGCAATTGCTGGAGGTTGATGGCGTGCCGGGGGTGCGCTTTGCCGTGTGGGCGCCAAATGCGCGGCGGGTGTCTGTGGTAGGCGATTTCAACGGCTGGGATGGCCGTCGCCACCCCATGCGCCTGCGCCACGCCAACGGCGTGTGGGAGCTGTTTGTGCCGCGCCTGCAGGCGGGCGAGGCGTACAAATACGAAATCCTTGGCGCCCACGGCATCTTGCCGCTCAAGGCCGACCCCGTGGCGCTGGCCACTCAGTTGCCGCCTGATACGGCGTCGAAGGTGGCGTCACCCCTGGCCATCGAATGGCAGGATGGTGACTGGATGCAAGCCCGTGAGCAGCGTCAGCGCCGTGACGCACCGTTGTCAATTTACGAGTTACATGCAGGGTCATGGCAGTGCGAGACTGATGATGTTGGCGACATCGAGCGTCAGTACAGCTGGCCCGAGCTGGCCGAGCGCCTGATCCCTTACGTGCAGCAACTGGGTTTCACCCATATCGAGCTGATGCCGATCATGGAACACCCGTTTGGAGGCTCCTGGGGCTATCAGCCTCTGTCACAATTTGCGCCGACGGCCCGCTATGGTTCGCCTGATGATTTTGCCGCGTTCGTCAATGCCTGTCATATGGCCGGTATCGGTGTGATTCTGGACTGGGTGCCGGCGCATTTTCCCAACGATACCCATGGGCTGGCGCAGTTTGATGGCACGGCACTGTACGAATACGCCAACCCTCTTGAAGGTTTTCATCAGGATTGGAACACCCTGATTTACAACCTGGGCCGTACCGAAGTGCATGGTTTTATGCTTGCCTCGGCCTTGCACTGGCTCAAGCACTTTCATGTCGACGGGTTGCGCGTGGATGCGGTGGCGTCCATGTTGTACCGCGACTATTCGCGCAAGGCTGGTGAGTGGGTGCCCAACCGGCATGGCGGGCGGGAAAACCTCGAAGCGATAGAATTTTTGCGCCATCTCAATGATGTGGTTGCCTACGAGGTACCAGGCGCGCTGGTGATTGCCGAAGAGTCCACGGCCTGGCCCGGCGTCAGCGAGAGCACCGATCAGGGCGGGCTGGGGTTTTCCTACAAATGGAACATGGGCTGGATGCACGATTCGCTGCATTACATCCAGCAAGACCCGGTGTACCGCGCCCATCATCACAACGAACTGAGCTTTGGCCTGGTGTACGCCTGGACCGAGCGCTTTATCCTGCCGATCTCCCACGATGAAGTGGTGCACGGCAAACACTCGCTGATCGACAAGATGCCCGGTGATCGCTGGCAGAAATTCGCCAATCTGCGTGCTTACTTGAGTTTTATGTGGGCACATCCGGGTAAGAAACTGCTGTTTATGGGCTGCGAATTCGGCCAGTGGCGTGAATGGAATCATGATCAGCAACTGGACTGGTATTTACTGCAATACCCCGAGCACCGGGGGGTGCAAAAACTGGTTGGCGACTTGAATCGTTTGTACCGCGAGCAGCCAGCGCTGTATGAGCAGGATGATGTATCGCAGGGTTTCCAGTGGTTGATTGGCGATGACGCAGCCAACAGCGTTTATGCGTGGCTACGCTGGAGCAAGGACGGTTCGCCCTTGCTGGTGGTGACCAACTTTACCCCGGTGCCGCGCGAAGGTTATCGGATCGGTGTGCCATTTGCCGGTACCTGGCAGGAGGTTATCAACAGTGATTCGGCGATCTATGCCGGTTCCGATTATGGCAACGGCGGCGGGGTGGTGACCCAGGAGGTAGCCAGCCATGGTCAGGGCGTATCGCTGGCCTTGAATCTGCCGCCGCTGGGGGTGCTGATATTGCGGCCGGTGACGGGGTAG
- a CDS encoding endonuclease/exonuclease/phosphatase family protein yields the protein MPTEQAVGNTLLSATPATAPAVHRIKVLTVNTHKGFTAFNRRFILPELREAVRSTGADLVFLQEVLGEHGKHASRYEDWPATSQYEFLADSMWSDFAYGQNAVYPDGHHGNALLSKYPIKASRNLDVSITGPERRGLLHCVLDVPGHDNVHAICVHLSLLESHRQLQIVLLNQLLKSLPPHEPVIIAGDFNDWKQQGNAALRQRDDLHEVFERHHGQVAKSYPARWPLLRLDRIYLRNARSHNPEILGNKPWSHLSDHLPLAVEVHL from the coding sequence ATGCCTACCGAACAAGCTGTCGGCAATACACTTTTATCTGCCACCCCGGCAACAGCACCTGCCGTGCATCGAATCAAGGTGCTGACAGTCAATACACACAAGGGCTTTACCGCCTTCAACCGCCGCTTCATCCTGCCCGAACTGCGCGAAGCCGTGCGCAGCACCGGTGCCGATCTGGTGTTTTTGCAGGAAGTGCTCGGCGAGCACGGCAAGCACGCCTCACGTTACGAAGACTGGCCTGCCACCTCACAGTACGAATTCCTCGCCGACAGCATGTGGAGCGACTTTGCCTACGGGCAAAATGCCGTTTACCCCGACGGTCATCACGGTAATGCCCTGTTGTCCAAGTACCCGATCAAGGCTTCGCGCAATCTCGATGTGTCGATCACCGGGCCTGAGCGGCGCGGCTTGCTGCACTGTGTGCTGGATGTGCCGGGGCATGACAATGTGCATGCCATTTGTGTGCATTTGAGCCTGCTGGAAAGCCATCGCCAACTGCAGATCGTGTTGCTCAACCAACTGCTCAAATCCTTGCCGCCCCATGAGCCGGTGATCATTGCCGGTGACTTCAACGACTGGAAGCAGCAAGGCAATGCTGCCCTGCGCCAGCGTGACGACCTGCATGAGGTGTTTGAGCGCCATCACGGCCAAGTGGCCAAGAGCTATCCCGCGCGCTGGCCACTCCTGCGTCTGGATCGTATCTACTTGCGCAATGCCCGCAGCCACAATCCAGAGATCCTTGGCAATAAGCCGTGGAGCCATTTATCCGATCATTTACCGTTGGCGGTTGAGGTGCATCTGTAA
- the glgX gene encoding glycogen debranching protein GlgX, whose amino-acid sequence MSKHTSAPPTGDPLRIREGLPFPLGATWDGLGVNFALFSANATKVELCLFDAAGEVELERIELPEYTDETFHGYLPDAHPGQVYGYRVHGPYDPENGHRFNHHKLLIDPYAKQLVGELKWSEALFGYTIGHPDADLSFDERDSAPFVPKCKVIDPAHTWGHDHRLSVPWERTIFYEAHVRGISMRHPAVPDAVRGTFAGLMIDEVVEHITDLGVTSIELLPVHAFVNDQHLLQKGMTNYWGYNSIAFFAPDPRYLASGKIAEFKEMVARLHKAGLEVILDVVYNHTAEGNEQGPTLSMRGIDNASYYRLMPEDKRYYINDSGTGNTLDLSHPCVLQMVTDSLRYWAREMHVDGFRFDLATILGRYHDGFNERHSFLVACRQDPLLRRVKMIAEPWDCGPGGYQVGGFPPGWAEWNDRFRDTVRAFWKGDEGKLAEFAGRMTGSADLFNHRGRRPYSSVNFITAHDGFTLHDLVSYNDKHNEANDENNQDGSNNNISWNHGVEGPTDDPEINALRQRQMRNFMATLFLAQGTPMLVAGDEFARTQHGNNNAYCQDSEIGWINWELDKTGKSLLAFVKRLIKLRMQYPILRRGLFLVGHSVDTPEYKDVTWLAADGNEMTTEQWQDAEARCMGMLLDGRAQVSGVQRAGADATLLIVVNANHDPVNFNLPKVPHGISWSCRLDTTDPSIKGPQHLPFNKPYNVTGRSLVLFELQHTEVS is encoded by the coding sequence ATGAGTAAACACACGTCAGCACCGCCCACTGGCGACCCCTTGCGCATCCGCGAAGGGCTGCCCTTCCCCCTTGGGGCCACCTGGGATGGCCTGGGCGTCAACTTTGCCCTGTTCTCGGCCAATGCCACCAAGGTCGAGCTGTGCCTGTTCGATGCCGCAGGCGAGGTCGAGCTGGAGCGTATCGAGCTGCCCGAGTACACCGACGAGACCTTCCACGGCTATCTGCCGGACGCCCATCCCGGGCAGGTCTACGGTTATCGCGTGCATGGCCCCTACGACCCGGAAAACGGCCATCGCTTCAACCACCACAAACTGCTGATCGACCCCTACGCCAAACAGCTGGTGGGTGAACTGAAGTGGTCCGAGGCCCTGTTTGGCTACACCATCGGTCACCCGGATGCCGACTTGAGCTTTGATGAACGGGACAGCGCGCCCTTCGTGCCCAAGTGCAAGGTCATCGACCCGGCGCACACCTGGGGTCATGACCACCGCTTGAGCGTGCCTTGGGAACGCACCATCTTCTACGAGGCCCACGTGCGCGGCATCAGCATGCGCCACCCCGCCGTGCCGGATGCGGTGCGTGGTACCTTTGCCGGCTTGATGATCGATGAAGTGGTCGAGCACATCACCGACCTGGGCGTAACCAGCATCGAGCTATTGCCGGTGCATGCCTTCGTCAATGACCAGCATCTGCTGCAAAAAGGCATGACCAATTATTGGGGCTACAACAGCATCGCTTTTTTTGCCCCCGACCCGCGCTATCTGGCCAGCGGCAAGATAGCCGAGTTCAAGGAGATGGTGGCGCGCCTGCACAAGGCCGGCCTCGAGGTGATTCTGGATGTGGTCTACAACCACACCGCCGAAGGCAACGAACAAGGTCCGACCCTGTCCATGCGCGGCATCGACAACGCCTCGTACTATCGCCTGATGCCCGAGGACAAGCGCTACTACATCAACGATTCCGGCACCGGCAACACTCTGGACCTTAGCCATCCATGCGTCTTGCAGATGGTCACTGACTCGCTGCGCTATTGGGCCCGGGAGATGCACGTCGACGGTTTCCGCTTCGACCTGGCGACGATTCTGGGGCGCTATCACGACGGCTTCAACGAACGTCACAGCTTTCTGGTGGCCTGTCGCCAGGACCCGCTGCTGCGCCGGGTAAAAATGATTGCCGAACCTTGGGACTGTGGCCCCGGTGGCTACCAGGTCGGCGGCTTCCCGCCCGGCTGGGCGGAATGGAACGACCGCTTCCGCGACACCGTGCGCGCGTTCTGGAAAGGCGACGAAGGCAAACTGGCTGAATTTGCCGGGCGCATGACCGGTTCGGCCGACCTGTTCAACCACCGGGGCCGAAGGCCCTATAGCTCGGTCAACTTCATTACCGCCCATGACGGCTTCACGCTGCACGACCTGGTGTCCTACAACGATAAACATAACGAGGCCAACGACGAAAACAACCAGGACGGTAGCAACAACAATATTTCCTGGAACCACGGCGTCGAAGGGCCCACCGACGACCCCGAAATCAACGCCTTGCGCCAGCGCCAAATGCGCAATTTCATGGCCACCCTGTTCCTGGCCCAGGGCACGCCGATGCTCGTGGCCGGCGACGAATTCGCCCGCACCCAGCACGGCAACAACAACGCCTACTGCCAGGACAGCGAAATCGGCTGGATCAACTGGGAACTGGACAAGACCGGCAAATCCCTGCTGGCCTTTGTCAAACGCCTGATCAAGTTACGCATGCAGTACCCCATCCTGCGGCGCGGCCTGTTCCTGGTGGGGCACTCCGTTGACACGCCCGAGTACAAGGACGTGACCTGGCTGGCCGCCGATGGCAACGAGATGACCACCGAACAGTGGCAGGACGCCGAGGCCCGGTGCATGGGCATGCTGCTCGATGGCCGGGCGCAGGTATCCGGGGTGCAGCGCGCCGGCGCTGATGCCACCTTGCTGATCGTGGTCAATGCCAACCACGACCCGGTCAACTTCAACCTGCCCAAAGTGCCCCACGGCATCAGCTGGTCATGCCGGCTCGACACCACTGACCCGAGCATCAAGGGCCCGCAGCATCTGCCCTTCAACAAACCCTACAATGTCACCGGGCGTTCGCTGGTGCTGTTTGAATTGCAACACACCGAGGTGTCGTGA
- a CDS encoding DUF2934 domain-containing protein, translating into MSNDDKHIREFAYQIWESEGRPEGQEARHWEMAHKLAQAQALAPSKAAPKAKAAAKPAGEKKPRAPRKPASS; encoded by the coding sequence ATGAGTAATGACGACAAGCACATTCGTGAATTTGCCTATCAGATCTGGGAGTCTGAAGGTCGCCCGGAGGGCCAGGAGGCGCGTCACTGGGAAATGGCCCACAAACTGGCCCAGGCACAAGCCCTGGCCCCTTCCAAGGCAGCCCCCAAGGCCAAGGCCGCAGCAAAACCTGCCGGCGAGAAAAAGCCCCGGGCACCGCGCAAGCCTGCCTCGTCTTGA